CCCCCAGTAATAAACTTAAGCTTGCGATGCATAACGCCATTTTCTTCATTGCTTAAAACCCACTTTCAAAAGTCAATTTACTTAGTTTTAATGTATCTATAGTGTACCATTAAATATATTGCAACAAAATAAAAAAGAAGCAAGCCCTTCGCTTGCCTCCCCCTATTTTACATTCTCTTCTAAAGCTTCTTTTTTAATATTCCAATGCGATGTATGCCATACTACCATTCCATCTTTTATGTATAGCACTTGCGGAGATTCATGCTTAATGCTGTACTGCTCTGCAACATGGTTCGAAACATCTCTCACATCTTGTACGTATAAGTAATATGCCGGCACTTCTCTTTCTTCACCGCAATATGCTTGAAACTCTGTATATGCACCGTGACTAATTGGGCATGTCGTACTATGTTTAAAAAGGACGTAAGGCTCGTTCTTTTCTACTAACGCTTCAAGTTCTTCAATTGTTTCAATCTTCATCATACTCATCATTACTCACCTCTCATGCGAAGTCTAGAGCGCTTCTCTCTCTTTTCAGCCTTCTGCTCAGCTTTCTCAAGTTTACG
This Bacillus mycoides DNA region includes the following protein-coding sequences:
- the ytxJ gene encoding bacillithiol system redox-active protein YtxJ → MSMMKIETIEELEALVEKNEPYVLFKHSTTCPISHGAYTEFQAYCGEEREVPAYYLYVQDVRDVSNHVAEQYSIKHESPQVLYIKDGMVVWHTSHWNIKKEALEENVK